In Paenibacillus thermoaerophilus, a single genomic region encodes these proteins:
- a CDS encoding alpha/beta hydrolase, with translation MERVYGSPEPFFLPGSGEREATAVLLIHGFTGTPSELRRLGYHLNDMRYTVQGILLPGHGTTPKDMLRTGWSDWWKHALDSYDGLKRQGYERVFVAGHSMGGLLALKLAAERQVDGVVPMAAPVFLTSRKPALAVLLQYLVRYIEKRPPSIPEIASESCAYTKTPVKCVVSLQKLMKRVRATLPLVSAPALVVQGERDSMVLPKSASYIFERIGSTFKEMRWYPLSSHGLLLDREREQVYRDVGGFVEKVAALPRPNRMAPS, from the coding sequence ATGGAACGGGTATACGGCAGTCCCGAGCCTTTTTTTCTGCCGGGTTCCGGCGAACGGGAAGCGACGGCGGTGCTGCTGATCCACGGTTTTACCGGCACGCCCTCGGAGCTCCGCCGGCTCGGCTACCACCTGAACGATATGAGATACACGGTGCAGGGCATTTTGCTTCCCGGCCACGGCACCACGCCGAAGGACATGCTCCGGACGGGCTGGAGCGATTGGTGGAAGCATGCGCTGGACAGCTACGACGGATTAAAGCGGCAAGGCTACGAGCGGGTTTTCGTCGCCGGCCATTCCATGGGGGGACTGCTGGCGCTCAAGCTTGCGGCGGAACGGCAGGTCGACGGAGTCGTGCCTATGGCGGCCCCCGTGTTTCTGACGAGCCGCAAACCGGCTTTGGCCGTCCTGCTTCAATATTTGGTGCGGTATATCGAGAAGCGGCCGCCTTCCATTCCAGAGATCGCCAGCGAATCTTGCGCGTACACGAAAACGCCCGTCAAATGCGTCGTCAGCCTGCAAAAGCTGATGAAGCGGGTCCGGGCCACGCTGCCGCTTGTGTCGGCGCCGGCTTTGGTGGTTCAAGGGGAGCGGGACAGCATGGTGCTTCCCAAAAGCGCCAGCTACATATTCGAACGGATCGGTTCGACGTTCAAGGAGATGCGTTGGTATCCGCTTTCGTCGCACGGCTTGCTGTTGGATCGGGAGCGGGAACAAGTGTACCGGGATGTCGGCGGATTTGTGGAAAAGGTTGCCGCGTTGCCCCGGCCGAACCGGATGGCTCCGTCGTAA
- the secG gene encoding preprotein translocase subunit SecG — protein MELLFKVLLVIVSIAIILVVLLQQGKSAGLAGSISGGAEHLFGKQKARGLELVLQRVTIGLAAAFFILAVIVGYIV, from the coding sequence ATGGAATTGTTGTTTAAGGTACTGCTCGTTATCGTTTCGATAGCCATAATCTTGGTCGTACTGCTTCAGCAAGGCAAGAGCGCAGGCCTCGCAGGTTCAATCTCCGGCGGAGCGGAGCATCTGTTCGGCAAGCAAAAGGCGCGTGGTCTGGAGCTGGTGCTGCAGCGCGTCACGATCGGATTGGCCGCGGCGTTTTTTATTCTGGCGGTCATCGTCGGATATATCGTCTAA
- a CDS encoding AzlC family ABC transporter permease, which translates to MHEEQIRLNPRIEAESEDTFLQGVKDCIPTLLGYWSIGFAAGVIEQTAGLSVAEIALLSLLLYAGSAQFIAAGMIASSPPSVIVITIFFVNLRHLLLSAALSPYLRHLSPLRNMGIGALLTDETFGVAMNKALVQPRLSERWMHGLNVAAYLNWLFANLAGAYLGRWITDPERFGLDYALPAMFIGLLVLMTVSRKQVAMDSAVAVLAALIAIAVSLSLGGSWGVIAATVTASAIGVVIERWKR; encoded by the coding sequence ATGCACGAGGAACAAATTCGGTTAAATCCGCGAATCGAAGCGGAGTCGGAGGACACGTTCCTCCAGGGCGTCAAAGACTGTATCCCCACGCTGTTAGGCTATTGGAGCATCGGCTTTGCCGCCGGCGTCATCGAACAGACGGCGGGACTCAGCGTGGCGGAGATCGCCTTGCTCTCGCTGCTCCTGTACGCAGGCTCGGCGCAATTTATCGCCGCCGGCATGATCGCCAGCAGTCCCCCGTCGGTTATCGTGATTACGATTTTCTTCGTTAACCTCCGCCATTTGCTGCTCAGCGCGGCGCTGTCGCCTTATTTGCGGCACTTGTCCCCGCTGCGCAACATGGGCATCGGCGCGCTGCTGACGGACGAGACGTTCGGCGTCGCGATGAATAAAGCGCTGGTTCAGCCCCGTCTGAGCGAACGCTGGATGCACGGTTTGAATGTGGCCGCTTACCTGAACTGGCTGTTCGCCAATCTGGCCGGCGCCTACCTCGGCCGGTGGATAACCGATCCGGAGCGCTTCGGGCTTGATTACGCCTTGCCGGCGATGTTTATCGGCCTGCTCGTGCTGATGACGGTCAGCCGCAAGCAAGTGGCGATGGACAGCGCGGTCGCCGTGCTGGCGGCGCTGATCGCGATTGCCGTCTCCCTCTCCCTCGGCGGCAGTTGGGGCGTCATTGCCGCGACCGTAACGGCTTCCGCAATCGGGGTGGTGATCGAACGATGGAAACGTTAA
- a CDS encoding M50 family metallopeptidase, translated as MRQWLMTIFCLVASVLLTRWVPFSDDFRNVSTLVHEFGHAAATLLTQGDVQYIHLFADHSGVTLSSITKSWSGVPVAIAGYTTASLFSVLLFYWWRTGRQREGLVLMGALAAFSLALFVRNEYGMIWTAGFLTVTVIAGLLGRWVSRAYYLVIAFLCLEESVFGALTVWIAAVKTPKQAGDATLLAEMTGVPAPWWGFGLTVFALLCARSAIVQFVGRRKHAKPRADRSAIR; from the coding sequence ATGAGGCAATGGCTGATGACGATCTTTTGCTTGGTCGCGTCGGTGCTGTTGACCCGGTGGGTCCCTTTTTCCGATGATTTCCGCAATGTTTCCACGCTGGTGCATGAATTCGGCCACGCGGCCGCAACGCTGCTCACGCAGGGCGACGTGCAATACATCCATCTATTCGCCGACCACAGCGGCGTCACGCTGTCGAGCATAACGAAGTCGTGGAGCGGGGTCCCGGTTGCGATCGCGGGATATACGACGGCGTCGCTGTTCAGCGTGCTGCTGTTCTACTGGTGGCGGACGGGGCGTCAACGAGAAGGGCTTGTGCTGATGGGGGCGCTTGCGGCGTTTTCTTTGGCGCTGTTCGTGCGCAACGAGTACGGCATGATATGGACGGCCGGATTTTTAACGGTGACCGTAATCGCGGGGCTGCTGGGGCGCTGGGTGAGCCGGGCGTATTATCTCGTGATCGCCTTCCTGTGCCTGGAGGAATCGGTATTCGGGGCGCTGACCGTCTGGATAGCGGCGGTGAAGACGCCGAAGCAGGCCGGCGACGCGACGCTGCTGGCGGAGATGACGGGCGTGCCCGCGCCTTGGTGGGGCTTCGGCCTGACGGTATTCGCCCTGCTGTGCGCGAGGTCGGCGATCGTCCAGTTCGTCGGCCGGCGCAAGCATGCCAAGCCGCGGGCAGACCGATCCGCCATCCGCTGA
- a CDS encoding AzlD domain-containing protein has translation METLTIRWDVLLIILGAAVVTFIPRVLPLMLLSRIELPHWAVRWLHYVPIAVMAALIGQALFVREDPWTLENHIEWLAAIPTFLIAIRTRSLLWTVIAGVAAVMLLRGSLALLPG, from the coding sequence ATGGAAACGTTAACTATTCGGTGGGATGTCCTGCTGATTATCCTGGGCGCGGCGGTTGTCACGTTTATTCCCCGGGTGCTGCCGCTTATGCTGCTCAGCCGGATCGAGCTGCCGCATTGGGCCGTCCGCTGGCTGCATTATGTGCCGATTGCGGTCATGGCCGCGCTGATCGGACAAGCCTTGTTCGTGCGGGAGGACCCCTGGACGCTGGAAAACCATATCGAATGGCTGGCCGCCATCCCGACGTTCCTGATCGCCATCCGCACGCGCAGCCTGCTCTGGACGGTGATCGCCGGCGTCGCCGCCGTTATGCTTCTGCGCGGATCGCTCGCCCTGCTTCCGGGTTGA